The sequence below is a genomic window from Candidatus Limnocylindria bacterium.
CGAAGGCGCGGAAGTCGGCCTGGCCCTTGAGACTCAGCGTCTTGGTGATGGCCGCGGTGAGCGTGGTCTTGCCGTGGTCGATATGACCGATGGTGCCGACGTTCACGTGCGGCTTGGTGCGCTCGAATTTCTTTTTCGCCATTTTCTTATCGCAGCGGGACGAGCCCCCTGCAACCCCCCTTTGCCCTTCTACTTCGCCTTGGTGATCGCGTCCGCGAGGTTCTGCGGCAGGATCTCGTAGTGATCGAACTCCATCGATGACGTGCCGCGGCCCTGGGTCGCGGAACGCAGCGAGGTCGTGTACTCGAACATCGTCGCAAGCGGCACGTACGCGG
It includes:
- a CDS encoding GTP-binding protein — encoded protein: MAKKKFERTKPHVNVGTIGHIDHGKTTLTAAITKTLSLKGQADFRAF